The nucleotide sequence GAGCTTTGCTTGTTGTGTTGTGACTTTAGACTCTAATAACCAAGACTTGGTCTTGGGCTCTGAAATACTAATAGCCGTATAGTATAGGAGATTTTCATCTTTGTGATTTTCCCTTTTTACCCTCCCTCCTTTACCTTGCCCACATGGTTTTTGTAGATCCTGTTCACGTGATCCTTAACCTTGGCGTGAGAGCTGACTATATATGCTTAGTGTCACTTTTGGACTTTGAGTAAATGAAGTTTATTCATCAGTTTAATTTGTCTTTGAATgttcaccatatatatatatatagctcctAAGCTTAGCTTTCACCACTATTCATTATTCTAAACTCAATTTGAGGCTGCTGCACAGTTTTATTATCACTATTACTTTGAGAATACAGAACCGACTTTGTAAACAGTTAACtttttaaaatattcaattttattttaaaggAAAAAAGTTGTAATAGATCTGTTAATAAAGTTTTGTCAGTAATATTTGAAGAAGAATAAGAGAATAAGAATGCTTTCAGAAGTTTTATACTGTTAAAAGGATATTATTATAAAATTGTAAACTTGAAATAGTATACTTATATATATAGTATTGATGTATCAATTAACATTGGTGCACACATATTTAATTTCTTGGTATAGTTCAACAAAATCGTTAATAACAATTATGAAAATCCCTCTATcgtatattttgaattttttttatgcctATCTGTGTTCCCATTTTCCTTTTTTACTTTAGCACATGCATAAAAAAGAATTCAAATAAAGTATCTAACCCAATGCTTGGtagagaaagaaaacaaaaagtatttacTGCAAAGGACATAATAACTCTAGAGCCATGATTTATGCAGCAACAAAAGTCATACTAATTCAAAAATGTGGATCGTCAAACTTTTGCAGTCTCAATTCGTTTTACTGCTGTGAGTTCATCTTATGATAAACAAATGTCCCATATAGTGTTcctttattaatataattagaaaTGTCAGggattaatattatttttagtataaaaaatttaattaatgttaatttaaatataagataaaaacaAGGAGAAAGTGTTAATTATCTAATATTTTAAACttagtttatctatttttatttgaagtatttatttaaaagttattagACTTTATTCCAACACCGTAACAAGTCTAACATAAGCTGTGTTTGTTCACAGAGACAAGATACTGAGACAAGACACAGggacacagagacacaaaatcgtgtttgatAGGAAAGATATGGATAGAGATAATGTGTCCAAAGAcattaaattagtgtattttgtgtccattctAATAGGAAAGACGCGGAGACACTAACAAAagacaacttattttttattttttctttcattatttttgttaattttttataattatattttacatCTCAAatattttgaatgaaaaaaaataagaataaattaaatttttataatttgttctagtttattatcaaatagaatacaaaaatataaaattttgtgtttttattgATTAATGTCTTATCCTATTCTATTTTTAGTGTCTTATGTTCTCAGAAACAAACACATTAGTTGAAGTTAAGGgggaaaatatattaaataaattttatgaaCCGtctttaatttagaaattaaatagataaaaaaaattacataagcGTGTCAGGCCACTAAAAACTGCAGGAACTTGATCCTAATGATGATGAACTATGAACCTCGTAACTAGAAATCCATAATTAATGGGAGTGATGAATGGACTTTTTAAGTTTTAACCATAACTCCAGAACAGTTTCAATGAAATCAGCACCGACCAACAGAAGCAGGACACTGCATCTGAATGCTTAATATCTTAGCACTCCAAAGCAAAATATAGTGTGTAGATTTTTACAAACTCTACgttaacagaaaaaaaaaatgatggaagaaaagaaaagaaaagaattgtCACCCCCACGTGCCACGAAAAGCAGAATGGTATCTATGATCCTAACAGTAACAGAGGACCTCACGTGCAAGGTATCCAAGAACCTTACAAATTTTAACATTTATGTTAATGGACTCATCGTCCCCTTCTCCTTAAACCCAACTTCTCTAGTGATTATAAATCATAGAATAATTTTAGGCACATAATTTAATGTATGTACATGATTACATTAATTCTCCCGGTGAGAATTTATTTACAGAACTACAGATGAAAACTAACGTCCAGTTAATTTTATANNNNNNNNNNNNNTTAGGGTCTCTATAGTAGATAGGTGTATGTGGCGGTCAAAGGTCAAAGGAGAGAATGACAAAGTGTGGGTCAGCGGGTGAGCCGCACGAGGGGATCTGTGTACCTCGCCACTCGCTCTGTCACTCTTTCTTTAATACCCTTTTGCCACTTCCACATGTCAGTCACATGCACCACCCTCTCCTTTTtctcaataccccatacgtccaTCGCTCAATTTCTCACTTTAATTAGCTAATAATATAACAATTAGACTCaattttataaatattgtctctcaATTAAACTCTTAAATGAAaacgaaaaattttaaattaacatcAATAACAATATAATTTTATTCCACTGTGTCAAATCAATTATATAAATCAAACGATGTGATTAATGTTTTCTAATTTGTTTGTAgataatacatatattaattataattataaattatgctattttaaattaaataacatatataacgttgatctcatttattattataaatactaaattgaataagttataattacttttgatttaaaattaaatgagaataaaatcatatactatttttatttaggCTTTAGATACtgtttttattcaaattttaagaTTTAATGGGTACTATAGTCAAATATAAATAGCAACTTTAGGATTTCAGTTTCTAACATACTAAAGTTGTCTCTGTCGCTCTTTTCCCATCAGAAGAGTTACAATTCAATTCTATCAGGGATACATAATGTTTTAGTTAAAGTATAATGATATTATTGttataaatactaaattgaataagtcataattacttttaatttgaaattaaataagaataaaattagatattatcttttattctttagataattatctttttggattttagaaatATTATCTTTTAGactttagatattattttatttggattttagggtttaataggtaccatgctcaaatataaatagtgccttcagaggtttcggtccccaatataccaaaattcacttttgttgctctttccccatcaaaagagttaCAATTCAGCCGCTAGGAtatagaaggctttggttgagaaaGATCGAAAGAatgagacggaccagattgttaaGGTAATGAGAGAATATAACTCAAGTggaagattgttaggaaattattttaatttcctaatttgtttgtgggcaatacatatattaattataagagtTAATATTCTAAATCATCCCTGAAAGATACCTCAATCTCCATTTTAGTTCCCGAACGATAAACTTAATCAAAAGAGTCCCCCAAAGATACCCGAGTTAAtcacgttcgtccttccgtcaACTCCCTTGATGACTTGGCTCACGTCTGCTGACGTGTGACGTTAGCTGCCACCGTGGCAGAGGCCAACGTGTCGTAAGCTATTGCTGATAAGGTAACTTTGGAAAAACAGTTCAAATCAATCCCTCAGTATTTGAAACTTAATCCTAATTTCGATGATAATACGTCGCATTCAACAATAAGAGGGTCATATGCCTGGGTAAGTGTTGAAATTGCTGGTTTGGGGCGACGATGGAGGCCGTGGCGGTGGTGTGTCGTTTCCGTCGAACGCCAGTAATGGTTCCAGCGCTTCAATGTGAACCAGGAGGAAAATCCATGAGGAATAATGTTTCTGTGGGTTAAAGGCTGCGATAAAAAAATCTAGGACAGCAGATAgaggtggcaaacgggcctaaacccgccggtccgacccgcgtaacccgccaaaaaaggcgggttgggctggaaaattgggaccgccaaatagcaaaagcctgCCTAATCCGCACCACTTAAACCGTGAGCTTTGGCGGGCTTTGACGGGGCGGGATTTTCCGCCGAGCTTAGTATTTTTTTGGCAAgaggtatttttacaatttttttttgccaaaatccaacatcccccaacccaacttacaagagaatgaagatgaaaattgagtgttttggattatgtttattttgttttagagacaatatttataattatgttttggattatgtttattttgctttggaaaaaatatttataattatgttttggatgaaaacttggtttataattatgtttattagatatttataattacaaagactttaatgtttgtgaatataaaaattataatttgtttatatttttagaaattataatagttaaaagtaaaaaacagaagagatttttttatgtatttatatatattatttaatagttaaaagtaaaaaaaaaatgatatttgGCGGGCTTAGCCTGCCAATagtaaaaaaaaagaggagattTGACGGGTTTAGCCTGCCAGCCTGCAGTTAGGCAGGGCGGGGTGGGATTTTGGGACCGCCTCactaggcggggcggggcgggccagCCCGCCAAAGGGCGGGCTTCTGGCGGAGCGGGGAGGGACgggcttccccgcttgccacccTTAACAGCAGAGAACCCATATAGACTATTCCGTGCATGTTCAAGGTACCGAGTGAGTGTTGTGGAAGAAGTTAAATGTGTTGTTgggtttttttcaattttttgttttctgatttTTGAAGAAGGGCAGTTAGTGCAATTACTTTAAGTGGGTTGACGATGATGACTATGAATGGGTGGCCGAAGGTGGAACAAAGAAAGATTATGGGGCTGAGCTGCAGGTTGAAAGTGACTATGATGAATGGAGGTTGAAGGTGGCATGGAGACTGGGCTGCTTGGAAGCTGAAGTTAAAGCATTGAAACTGTTAATAGTTTTTATGTTTGTGGTAGTTGTCATTAATGTGATCCTTTGTTGTTTGTTATGTAGTTCCAAGTAAACCAAATTCTGTTGATATGTCATGGTGTAATGAGATGAATGCCTTGAATGAGAATAGATGTTTGCATTTGGTTTTTTAAGATTAAGACAACACAATCCATCAAATATTCCAAACCAATTCGAATCACTGTTACAGTAAGATGTATTAAGGCATGAATATAATCAGTAGTCAAAGTACTCTTAAACATTGAGTTGTCATAGAAGGCTAAATATCACATTGTCTTAAGGATAAAAATCACAGCAAAGTCATAAGGTTTTACATGAGGATACAAACCTAAAAAGTAGGCTAGACCAAAATAAAAGGGCATAGTACAACTTTCAATTACATAGATAACCATAATGTTGAATATGGAACTTCAATTGCCTTGTGCAAAAAACATAAAGTATcctcacacaaaaaaaaaattcaagcaGAATACATTTCAACACCGATCAAAGTCATTTATCAGTCTTTCTTGGGGGCTTGAAGCCTGGAGTAGGAACGAAGGTCATAAAGTTGGCTAACTTTTTAGCAGTGGCTGAACTAGTCCCCTTGATTGTCTCAGCAGAGATAGCCACTGGTGCGGCTACAGTAGGTTTAGGAGAGGACCTAAGTCTGGCTTTCCTTTTAATGACCTGTAACTTGGGTGGCCTAGCTATGACTTATTCCTACATAATTTAATGGCAGATGCATTTGTTAGATTTAGATTATAAAAGAAATCACATATGTTTAATAGTTGAGATGTTATTATACAACCTGTTGTGTATCTTGGGTTGGTGGAATGCTTTCAGATTGGCTAATGTCAATCATTGTTGGAGCTGGATTATGTTCATCTGGGACAGAGTTTACTTCAGGCTTAGCCCCATCTGCAGCAGGGGAAACCACAGCTAGTTGCAGCTGCAGCTGCCTGGCATGCTCCTCAGCTTCCATAACTTTCTTCTTTGCACAGCTTCTCTTGTTGTGTCTTATCTCACCACAATACATGCATCTGATAGGGTTATGCTTCCTCTTTATCTTTGTCTTTGACCCAGTTGGTTGCTCATCTTtgtcccttttccttttcttcgttGGTCTTCCAGGCTTGGCCTTAAATGGTGGTGGGACTGGAGCTAGGTGTGGAGTTTTTTTCCACAGATCCTGTCCTTTCACTGGATTGACATTGAAACAATAAGTCTTCCTATACGCTTCCATCTTCAACCAGTCATGACAATACTCTTCAGCCCTGTTGTCATTCTTATCCTGCATGGCATCCCTTACAAAGACAATTAAATGATTATTTAAGAATCATGCATGAATGTAGATGAAAATAAGTAACTGTTGACCTTGTTACCTGTGAGTTGCCAAAAGCGACAGCTGCATGTGTGCTTTCCCAGGTCAACCACCATATCAGTTGGCCAGCCATGAACTTCATAgagttcttctttttcatctctgAACCATTGAGGATCCCAGTGGATAGACAACGTTGTCATGGCTTCAAGTCTACTCTGCTGAACAGGGGGGATAATCCCTTGATAGTTCTGTAACTTCTTCCTATTGTCAACAATACTATTCATGATGATTCTTCTAACTTCCTCAGCTAATGTCAGGATGGGCTTGCTCCTTTCATGCTTGATTTTTGCATTGAAAGACTCACAAGCATTGTTGCATATGTTATCCACCTTTAGAACTTCACTGAAATGCGCCTTTGTCCATGTATCCTTAGGCCATTTATCGAGATATTCCCAAGCTTTCTGATTGATTAGCTTAACTCTGTTCATGTTTCGGTTGAACTCATTTGTTGTCCTTGACCGAGCACATTCCCATACCAAATCTTTTAGTTCAGTGCTTGACCATTGTTTTGAGAAATTGCGCCACAAATGCCACACGCAGAATCAATGGTGTACCCTAAGAAACACTTCCTGAACAGCTGGTATTAAACCCTGCAAGGAACCAAACACACGAAAAGATTTTAAATCAATATAGTCCCACATCTATATTCATTAAATCAAATTGGTCCTTAAATGTTATTCATTAAATCAAATACGTCCTAACATTTTATTATCGTGAGTTAATAACATTCTCACCTTTTGCATGTCTGAAATGAAGCACCATTTGTTCTCTCTGTAGTCTCCCAGGTCCCTGTGCAGTAACTCAAGGAACCACTTCCAATTGTCTTTGTTTTCGACATTGACAATCGCATAAGCAATCACAAAGATGTGATTGTTAGCATCTTGTCCACACGCTGTTAAAATTTGACCCCCATGTAGTTTCTTAAAAAATGCTCAATCAAGACCAATTAAGGGTCTACAACCTGCCTTAAACCCCATCTTGCAGGCATCAATACAAACATAGAAATGATCAAACAGGGGAGTACTCTGAGGCATGGGAATAACAGCTACTTGTATTGTGGATCCGGGGTTGCTAGTCAGCAACTCATTGGCATAGTTCCACACCAACCCATATTGTGCTATCTCATCACCCTCCACTACTTTCCTAGCAGCTTTCAAAGCTCTTGTAATGCATGTGCTATTGAGATACACGTTGCACTTTCTGACAAACCAGTCATAAACCTCTCGATGCTTCATCGTAGGGTGTTTTCTAAGCTTCGGTACTAGTTTACTAAGGGTCCAGGTTTGGGTTGCAGCTCTATTTTTCCTCTATCTTGGACAAGTGTGAGTATCTACTAGAGTCTTAATTTGCCAAGATCTGTCTTGTTTGTTACATGCACAATATACTACCCATGGACAATCTTCAGACTTGCAAACAGCTCTAACTCTAACCTTgtcatttttcgaaaacaaaatattTCTACCCCACTGGATTGTATAATCCCTTGTTGCTTGCATAAATTCAGATTTTGACTTAAATACCATACTCACCTCAAATTTCAACAGTCCAAACTTTGTTTTCTCATTGAACTGAGGGTATACAGCTGGTGATTCTTCATCAGACTCTAACACTTTATCAGAATCCTCTGAATGTCATGAGTCAGCATCTGAGGCACCATCACTGTCATCTAAATCTgctaacaaaaaattcaaaacataagcTACCCTAACATTTGTCAAATAGTTCAAAAAATAAGTAACCCTAAGGAAATTAACATACCAGACTCAGAGCTTTGTTCATCTTCAGAACCCTCGTAGTTAGAGTCATCAGTGTCTATTTCTTTATCACCTAATCTGGCCTTAGGGGGCTTGTGCTTCTCTCTGACTTTAGACTTGCTGTCCCttttttcacttctttttctGTTACCAGAGTCACTATTACTGTCACTGCTATACAGGTTGTCTCCTACAACTTTGGGAGGCCTGTACAGTTCATCTTCAGCACTCTCATAAGAGTCATGAGAGTTACTGTCATCTTCCTGGAGGGGAGCTTCTTTGACTTGTTGTCCAGATTTTGTGAGTCTGCAACCACTGCTGCTACTTTGTTTATTCTTATTTCCTTGCGAGTTCTTGGCTGCTTGTGATGATGCATTTGATTGAGGTGGGACTGATTTGGCCTGATAGCTGGTCTTCTTGGCCTGAGGGTCAGGCTTCATAGGCTGAGATGTTGTCTTCTTGGGTTGAGATGTTGTCTTCATGGGCATATGGACTGGTTTATTGGGTTGAGAAATAGGCTTCATCTTTGGTTTGTTGGGCTCAGAATTGGGCTTCATTGTTGGTTTGTTGGGCTGTGACTTGGGCTGTAAGGTTGGTCTGTTGGGTTGAGAGGTTTGCTCTTTGGACTGAGGAACCATTGTTGTGGGTATCTTGGCAGGTTGAGAACTGCACTTCTTAGCTTGGAAAGACTTCCTCTGTTTCAAGCTTTCTGCTTCCACATTCACTACTTCCTCCTCCATGTTGTCTACTATACAAGGCTGTGAAATACAATTCTCCAGGTAGATATTGATTACATGTTGGTTTCTCCTACAATCCTTGCACATGGCAAGCAAGTCTGCGTCTGTGACTAACCTTCACCCGGATGAAAGGGGAACTCCAGGATCTTTTCTCCAACAATTTCCAGCTTCAATGTAACCCAACTCCCTATAGTAACTCCTTACAAAGAAGACATTAAGCGTGTCTCCTTCAACCCCCATCAACACCTCTGTAATATCAGGTTCATATACCATATCCCCTTCCAAATTCTTTTTAAACAATCCACCATGGTGAAACACAAAAGTCATCGGAGGACCTTCCATCTAcaataacaaaaaagaaaacacCCTTAGCCCACAGATTGCCACTAGCTTTTCTCAATCATAACAAAATAAACCCTAACCCCAAACTGAACATGCAACAACGAAAAAGAACCATCATTAAAATGAAAGACCCATAACTAAATATCATCACAACGGCAGTCAAAGCAATGCATTCTGACATATTCAAAATCTTCAACAACAGTCACACAAACCCTTAGCCTTCTCAAACCCCTACCCTAATTCAGATGAAAACATACATCACACCACTACGAAGACATCAGGCAACAAAATGActcaaaaaatatgaaaaagcTTTCATTCTTACCTCTAACCGTCACGATTGCTTCTTCCACAATCAATGTTGCTCCAAGAGACGACGAACTATGTTTTCAGTAGTAATACCTTCTCTGCTTTGATCGTCAACCAACACTGACAAACGTGGATGGCGTCGTTCGAATGCAAGGTGAAAGGCTTAGGGCATGGCTTGAGGGAGACGAAACATTTTGGAGCCAAATATAGAGATAGTTGTTATGGAATGGGGTGAGAGTCTATAACGTTTTGAATCTACTCTGGCCATAAAACGACGCCGAATCATGGCTAGCAGGGCATTCaatcaaaacggcgtcgttttcgtTATCTGCCATGGTGGCAGTTAACGTCACATGTCAGCAGACGTTAGCCAAGTCATCAAGAGAGTTGACGGAAGGACGAACCTGATTAAGTCAGGTATCTTTGAGGACTCTCTTGATTAAGTTTATCTTTCGGGGACTAAAATGGAGATCGATGTATCTTTCAGGGAccaatttgactattaactctaattctaatcacaaattctgctatttcaaattaaatgacttatataatggtgatctcatttattgctataaatgctaaattgaatatgtcataattacttttgatttggaattaaatgagagtAAAAccatatattatcttttgttctttagataattatcttttggactttagatacta is from Arachis ipaensis cultivar K30076 chromosome B01, Araip1.1, whole genome shotgun sequence and encodes:
- the LOC107615371 gene encoding verprolin-like, with amino-acid sequence MEEEVVNVEAESLKQRKSFQAKKCSSQPAKIPTTMVPQSKEQTSQPNRPTLQPKSQPNKPTMKPNSEPNKPKMKPISQPNKPVHMPMKTTSQPKKTTSQPMKPDPQAKKTSYQAKSVPPQSNASSQAAKNSQGNKNKQSSSSGCRLTKSGQQVKEAPLQEDDSNSHDSYESAEDELYRPPKVVGDNLYSSDSNSDSGNRKRSEKRDSKSKVREKHKPPKARLGDKEIDTDDSNYEGSEDEQSSESDLDDSDGASDADS